The Mesorhizobium sp. CAU 1732 genome includes a region encoding these proteins:
- a CDS encoding extracellular solute-binding protein yields MLTRRVFSSLVVALMLAGASPALAQDESIVVASTTSTQDSGLFDHILPPFKETTGIDVKVVAQGTGQALDTARRGDADVVFVHAKAQEEKFIEEGFATERFDVMYNDFVLIGPKSDPARTVGTDDIANALTAIKDKEAPFVSRGDKSGTHSAELNLWTAAGVDIEASKGSWYKEIGQGMGAALNTASAMNAYVLSDRATWLSFQNRGDLDIAVQGDKRLFNQYGVMLVNPEKHPSVKVEAGQTFIDWLLSREGQNLIADYQIGGEQLFFPNASAERS; encoded by the coding sequence ATGCTGACTCGTCGTGTGTTTTCCAGCCTCGTAGTGGCTCTCATGCTGGCCGGGGCGTCGCCCGCCCTGGCGCAGGATGAGTCGATCGTCGTGGCGTCGACGACGTCGACGCAGGATTCGGGCCTGTTCGACCACATTCTGCCGCCGTTCAAGGAAACGACCGGCATAGACGTAAAGGTCGTCGCGCAGGGAACCGGGCAGGCGCTCGACACCGCCCGCCGCGGCGACGCCGACGTCGTGTTCGTCCATGCCAAGGCGCAGGAGGAGAAGTTCATCGAAGAGGGCTTCGCGACGGAGCGCTTCGACGTGATGTACAACGACTTCGTACTGATCGGCCCGAAGAGCGATCCTGCCAGGACCGTCGGCACCGACGACATTGCCAACGCCCTGACCGCCATCAAGGACAAGGAAGCGCCCTTCGTCTCGCGCGGCGACAAGTCGGGCACCCATTCCGCCGAACTCAACCTCTGGACGGCGGCCGGCGTCGATATCGAGGCGTCGAAAGGGTCGTGGTACAAGGAGATCGGGCAGGGAATGGGCGCGGCGCTCAATACGGCCTCGGCGATGAATGCCTATGTCCTTTCCGACCGGGCCACCTGGCTGTCGTTCCAGAACCGTGGCGATCTCGACATCGCGGTCCAGGGCGACAAGCGCCTGTTCAACCAGTACGGCGTCATGCTGGTGAACCCGGAAAAGCACCCGAGCGTCAAAGTGGAAGCCGGCCAGACCTTCATCGACTGGCTGCTCTCGCGGGAAGGCCAGAATCTGATCGCCGACTACCAGATCGGCGGGGAGCAGCTGTTCTTCCCCAACGCGAGCGCCGAGCGCTCCTGA
- a CDS encoding molybdopterin-binding protein: MMRTPPSSGTGTLTTLETALAALLDGVSPVAPCFVPLEQAMGHIAAAMPPIARALPSRDIAALDGWACRALELVGASAYSPLALPAAPVWVEAGDAMPSGTDCLLHADLIDCSMPIAMAVGEAVPGQGMRRRGEDMAEGRPPVLEGETIRAADLLVARQAGLQQLAVREPRVRVIDIEAANHETVATHLIRESVTASNAAIAQTETTLRDAASIAARLDGEACDLLLLVGGTGEGRADATAEALARRNALIAHRLALKPGTTTAIGRFGGMPVIALPGAPEHAFAGFLALVRPVLDRLAIRSERPVSRLPLSRKISSTVGLCEIVLLGREQDMWMPLATGDFSLEAMRLADAWLAVPGDCEGYAAGAPVSAFTLRSPN; encoded by the coding sequence ATGATGAGAACGCCGCCTTCTTCGGGCACCGGCACCCTGACCACGCTCGAAACCGCGCTTGCCGCGCTGCTCGACGGCGTGTCGCCGGTTGCGCCCTGTTTCGTACCGCTCGAGCAGGCCATGGGCCATATCGCCGCCGCGATGCCGCCTATCGCGCGGGCACTCCCTTCCCGTGATATCGCCGCTCTCGACGGCTGGGCGTGCCGCGCGCTCGAGCTTGTGGGCGCGTCGGCCTATTCGCCGCTGGCGCTGCCGGCCGCCCCCGTCTGGGTGGAAGCAGGCGATGCCATGCCGTCGGGGACGGACTGTCTGCTGCATGCCGACCTCATCGATTGCAGCATGCCGATCGCCATGGCCGTTGGCGAGGCCGTGCCCGGTCAGGGCATGCGCCGCAGAGGCGAGGACATGGCCGAGGGACGCCCGCCGGTCCTCGAAGGAGAGACAATCCGCGCCGCCGATCTGCTGGTCGCGCGTCAGGCGGGATTGCAGCAGCTTGCGGTGCGCGAACCTCGCGTTCGGGTGATCGACATTGAAGCGGCGAACCACGAAACAGTCGCGACACACCTCATCCGTGAAAGCGTGACGGCGTCGAATGCCGCGATCGCTCAAACCGAAACCACGCTTCGTGATGCCGCCTCGATCGCGGCGAGACTTGATGGCGAAGCCTGCGATCTTCTGCTGCTGGTCGGCGGCACCGGTGAGGGCCGTGCCGATGCGACGGCCGAGGCCCTCGCGCGGCGCAACGCGCTGATTGCGCATCGCCTCGCCTTGAAGCCCGGTACCACAACCGCGATCGGCCGGTTCGGCGGCATGCCGGTGATTGCTTTGCCGGGTGCGCCGGAACACGCCTTTGCCGGATTTCTGGCGCTTGTCCGGCCGGTTCTGGATCGCCTGGCGATCCGATCTGAACGGCCGGTAAGCCGCCTGCCGCTTTCGCGGAAAATCTCGTCGACGGTCGGGCTATGCGAGATCGTCCTGCTCGGCAGGGAGCAGGATATGTGGATGCCGCTCGCCACCGGCGATTTTTCATTGGAGGCCATGCGCCTTGCCGACGCATGGCTCGCCGTGCCAGGCGATTGCGAAGGATATGCCGCCGGCGCGCCCGTTTCCGCCTTCACGCTTCGCAGCCCGAACTGA
- a CDS encoding NAD(P)H-dependent oxidoreductase subunit E: MTMQERRRKDRGPKGRPLDDVALGEVVALLGSRGRRRDLLIEFLHLIQDRYGHLSARHLRALAHEMRLAQAEVYEVASFYDHFDVVKEGETPPAPLTIRVCDSVSCMLAGAETLVGALQQTADPASIRVVRAPCMGRCAGAPAARIGDREVDHATAESLLRMAANDDTDVVTPAYTTLDTYRSEGGYRLLDKVRKSEVTPEALMATMQGAGLRGLGGAGFPAGKKWEFVRSYAGPRLMSINGDEGEPGTFKDRVYLERDPHRTLEGALIAAHAVEAERIYFYMRDEYPAVLHILRTEIAALEAAGIAAPGFIELRRGAGAYICGEESAMLESIEGKRGLPRHRPPYIAEVGLFGRPTLNHNVETLWWIRDIVEKGAQWFASLGKEGHPSVRSWSVSGRVKNPGVKLAPAGVTVRELIEEHCGGMADGHSFKAYLPGGASGGILPASMGDIPLDFGGELAKQGAFVGSHAVVVFSDHDSAKAATLNLLKFFKHESCGQCTPCREGTGKMVALLETDGTLDEEGLRDLEMVMRDSSICGLGQAAPNPVNHLLTHFREDI; this comes from the coding sequence ATGACAATGCAGGAACGGCGGCGCAAGGATCGCGGGCCAAAGGGCCGGCCGCTGGATGACGTTGCGCTCGGCGAGGTTGTGGCGTTGCTGGGTTCGCGCGGTCGTCGTCGCGACCTGCTGATCGAGTTCCTGCATCTGATCCAGGATCGCTATGGTCATCTATCGGCCCGGCATTTGCGGGCGCTGGCGCACGAGATGAGACTGGCGCAGGCGGAAGTCTACGAAGTCGCTTCCTTCTACGACCATTTCGATGTCGTCAAGGAAGGAGAAACGCCACCCGCACCGCTGACGATCCGGGTTTGCGACTCGGTGAGCTGCATGCTGGCCGGGGCCGAGACGCTGGTCGGCGCGCTGCAGCAAACGGCGGATCCGGCTTCCATCCGCGTCGTGCGCGCGCCTTGCATGGGCCGCTGCGCTGGCGCACCGGCGGCCCGCATCGGCGACCGCGAGGTCGATCACGCGACGGCAGAAAGCCTGCTCCGGATGGCCGCCAATGACGACACCGACGTGGTGACGCCGGCCTACACCACACTCGATACCTACCGTTCCGAAGGCGGCTACCGGCTGCTCGACAAGGTGCGCAAAAGCGAGGTCACGCCCGAAGCCCTGATGGCGACGATGCAGGGCGCTGGCCTGCGCGGGCTTGGCGGGGCCGGGTTCCCGGCCGGCAAGAAGTGGGAATTCGTGCGCTCCTATGCCGGGCCGCGCCTGATGTCGATCAATGGTGACGAGGGCGAGCCCGGCACCTTCAAGGACCGCGTCTATCTGGAACGCGACCCGCATCGCACACTGGAAGGCGCGCTGATCGCCGCCCATGCGGTCGAGGCCGAGCGTATCTATTTCTACATGCGCGACGAATATCCAGCCGTGCTGCACATCCTGCGCACCGAGATCGCAGCCCTTGAGGCGGCGGGCATTGCCGCCCCCGGCTTCATCGAGCTGCGGCGTGGGGCCGGCGCCTATATCTGCGGCGAGGAAAGCGCGATGCTGGAATCGATCGAAGGCAAGCGCGGTCTGCCGCGCCACCGCCCACCCTATATCGCCGAGGTCGGCCTGTTCGGCCGTCCGACCCTCAACCACAATGTCGAGACGCTGTGGTGGATCCGCGACATCGTCGAAAAGGGCGCGCAATGGTTCGCCTCCCTCGGCAAGGAAGGGCATCCGAGCGTCCGCTCGTGGTCGGTCTCGGGGCGGGTGAAAAACCCCGGCGTCAAGCTCGCGCCGGCCGGCGTCACCGTGCGCGAACTCATCGAGGAGCACTGCGGCGGCATGGCCGACGGCCACAGCTTCAAGGCCTATCTGCCGGGCGGCGCTTCGGGCGGCATATTGCCCGCCTCGATGGGCGACATCCCGCTGGATTTCGGCGGGGAACTGGCCAAGCAGGGCGCCTTCGTCGGCTCGCATGCCGTCGTTGTCTTCTCGGATCACGACAGCGCCAAGGCGGCGACACTGAACCTGCTGAAATTCTTCAAGCATGAGAGCTGCGGCCAGTGCACGCCGTGCCGCGAAGGCACCGGCAAGATGGTGGCGCTGCTGGAGACGGACGGCACACTGGACGAGGAGGGGCTGCGTGACCTTGAGATGGTGATGCGCGATTCCTCCATCTGCGGTCTGGGCCAGGCTGCGCCCAATCCGGTCAACCACTTGCTGACGCATTTCCGCGAGGACATCTGA
- a CDS encoding molybdopterin biosynthesis protein — MTTYPHSIRLETEQQQFLTILSREDALARFQAALFPRSVPSETRALADALGLPLSEDITAPIDVPPFDRSNVDGFALRAADLMSASQARPVQLTLNPESITCGTLPRFPVLGGSATPIATGGPLPRGADAIIMVEHTHPVEANSIEVRRAVSPGQFVSSAGSDMAQGEVLLRAGTVIGSREIGMLAACGIAQVAVARRLRVAILSTGDELVQPGEKLRPAGIYDANGPIISAAIVENGGEAHFLGAFPDDEAGLEKAMREALAAHDVLILSGGTSKGAGDVSHRIIDRLGKPGIIAHGVALKPGKPLCLAVCDDKPVIILPGFPTSAMFTFHDMVVPVLRRMAGLPPRVDAQVSAQLPFRVPSELGRTEFVMVSLVQGREGLAAYATGKGSGAITSFTQADGFVRIEALSDHLPAGSQVPVTLFTPQVRVPDLVIIGSHCTGLDLVIGELSREAVSVRSLAVGSLGGLAAAKRGECDLAPIHLLDPSTQTYNTSFLSDGLELVPGWRRMQGLVFRLGDARFEGRGAQEAVQAALADPECMMVNRNQGAGTRILIDQLLGLARPDGYWNQPRSHNAVAAAVVQKRADWGVTIAPVAHAAGLGFTPLTQEHYDFALVSDRRDKAAVQAFLAALQRPGTHAALEKAGFTSASRPGVD; from the coding sequence ATGACGACCTATCCACACTCGATCCGTCTTGAAACCGAGCAGCAGCAATTCCTGACGATATTGTCGCGCGAGGATGCGCTGGCGCGCTTTCAGGCAGCGCTGTTTCCCCGCTCCGTGCCATCCGAAACACGGGCCCTGGCCGACGCGCTCGGACTGCCGCTTTCCGAAGACATAACGGCCCCGATCGACGTGCCGCCTTTCGACCGTTCCAATGTCGATGGATTCGCGTTGCGGGCGGCCGACCTCATGTCCGCCTCACAGGCGCGTCCCGTTCAACTCACACTCAACCCGGAATCCATCACCTGCGGTACGCTTCCGAGATTTCCCGTGCTGGGCGGGTCCGCAACCCCTATCGCTACCGGCGGACCGCTGCCGCGCGGCGCCGATGCCATCATCATGGTGGAGCATACGCATCCGGTCGAGGCGAATTCCATCGAGGTGAGGCGCGCCGTCTCGCCCGGTCAGTTCGTTTCCAGCGCCGGATCTGATATGGCGCAGGGCGAGGTCCTGCTCCGCGCGGGCACAGTGATCGGTTCGCGCGAGATCGGCATGCTCGCGGCCTGCGGCATCGCGCAGGTAGCGGTGGCCCGCAGGCTGCGCGTTGCCATCCTTTCTACCGGGGACGAGCTCGTCCAGCCGGGAGAGAAGCTGCGCCCGGCCGGCATTTACGACGCCAATGGCCCGATCATCAGCGCGGCAATCGTCGAGAACGGCGGCGAGGCGCATTTCCTCGGCGCGTTTCCGGACGACGAAGCCGGACTCGAGAAAGCGATGCGCGAGGCGCTCGCCGCGCATGACGTGCTGATCCTGTCCGGCGGCACCTCCAAGGGCGCCGGAGATGTCAGTCATCGCATCATCGACCGGCTTGGAAAGCCAGGCATCATCGCCCATGGCGTGGCGCTCAAGCCCGGAAAACCGCTCTGCCTGGCAGTATGCGACGACAAACCGGTCATCATCCTGCCGGGATTTCCGACATCGGCCATGTTCACCTTTCACGACATGGTGGTGCCCGTGCTGCGGCGCATGGCAGGGCTGCCGCCACGCGTCGATGCGCAGGTCAGCGCGCAACTTCCGTTCCGGGTCCCATCCGAGCTCGGGCGCACCGAATTCGTGATGGTCTCGCTGGTGCAGGGGCGCGAGGGGCTCGCGGCCTATGCGACCGGCAAGGGCTCGGGCGCCATCACCTCCTTCACCCAGGCGGACGGCTTCGTCCGCATCGAGGCCCTTTCCGACCACCTGCCGGCAGGAAGCCAGGTGCCGGTGACGCTGTTCACGCCACAGGTCCGCGTGCCCGACCTCGTTATCATCGGCAGCCACTGTACCGGCCTCGATCTCGTCATCGGGGAACTCTCGCGCGAGGCGGTTTCGGTGCGTTCGCTGGCTGTTGGAAGCCTGGGCGGCCTTGCCGCGGCCAAACGTGGCGAGTGCGACCTTGCGCCGATCCATCTGCTCGACCCGTCAACGCAAACCTACAACACGTCCTTTCTTAGCGACGGGCTCGAACTCGTGCCGGGCTGGCGGCGGATGCAGGGCCTCGTATTCCGCCTAGGCGACGCGCGCTTCGAAGGTCGCGGCGCGCAGGAGGCGGTGCAGGCGGCTCTGGCCGATCCCGAGTGCATGATGGTCAACCGCAACCAGGGCGCCGGCACGCGCATCCTGATCGACCAGTTGCTCGGCCTGGCACGCCCCGATGGTTACTGGAACCAGCCGCGATCGCACAATGCCGTCGCTGCCGCTGTCGTCCAGAAACGTGCCGATTGGGGGGTCACGATCGCGCCTGTCGCGCACGCGGCAGGGCTCGGCTTCACACCGCTGACGCAGGAACACTACGATTTCGCGCTTGTCTCGGACCGCAGGGACAAGGCAGCGGTGCAGGCGTTTCTGGCGGCTTTGCAGCGTCCTGGAACCCATGCGGCGCTGGAAAAGGCGGGGTTTACAAGCGCCTCCCGACCGGGCGTCGATTGA
- a CDS encoding ABC transporter permease encodes MVRWLRLGVPFSVGLGVFWLAAMVFVAAFADVLRPYGITTMDLASRLAKPGDPQHWFGTDELGRDVLSRLLQSIRISLVVAFGATILSATVGTALGFAAAKFRGVVEHFVLALADFQAALPFLIMSLAVLAFFGSSMWLLICLMGFYGWERYARIARGLAISASAQGYSSAVVQLGAGPGRVYFKHILPNIASTLIVSMTLTFPEIILMESSLSFLGLGVQPPETSLGNMVGFGREYLTTAPWIMLAPAVVIMLTTLSISLVGDWLRDKLDPTVR; translated from the coding sequence ATGGTCAGGTGGCTGCGCCTTGGCGTACCCTTCAGCGTCGGCCTGGGCGTCTTCTGGTTGGCCGCGATGGTCTTCGTCGCCGCGTTCGCCGACGTGCTGCGCCCTTATGGAATCACCACGATGGACCTTGCCAGCCGGCTGGCGAAGCCGGGCGACCCGCAACACTGGTTCGGCACGGACGAGCTCGGCCGTGACGTCTTGTCCCGTCTCCTTCAGTCGATCCGAATCTCGCTCGTGGTGGCTTTCGGCGCGACAATCCTGTCAGCCACCGTGGGCACGGCGCTCGGCTTCGCGGCCGCCAAGTTTCGTGGCGTTGTGGAGCATTTCGTTTTGGCATTGGCGGATTTCCAGGCGGCACTGCCATTTCTCATCATGTCGCTGGCGGTGCTCGCCTTCTTCGGATCCTCGATGTGGCTGCTGATCTGCCTGATGGGCTTCTACGGTTGGGAGCGCTACGCCCGTATCGCGCGAGGGCTGGCGATTTCGGCGAGCGCACAAGGCTATTCCTCGGCAGTCGTGCAACTGGGCGCCGGTCCGGGCCGTGTCTATTTCAAGCATATCCTTCCCAATATCGCGTCCACCCTCATCGTCTCGATGACGCTCACCTTTCCCGAGATCATCCTGATGGAAAGCAGCCTGTCCTTCCTTGGCCTCGGCGTGCAGCCACCGGAGACGAGCCTCGGCAACATGGTTGGCTTCGGACGCGAATACCTGACCACAGCGCCGTGGATCATGCTCGCGCCTGCGGTCGTCATCATGCTCACCACGCTCTCCATCTCGCTCGTCGGGGACTGGCTGCGCGACAAGCTCGACCCCACCGTTCGCTGA
- the fdhF gene encoding formate dehydrogenase subunit alpha — protein sequence MTGTVEFTLDGRAVTATEGETIWEVARREGTSIPHLCHVDLPGYRTDGNCRACMVDIEGERVLAASCIRKPTAGMVVKTDTERAEKSRAMVFELLASNMRPAEEGPDNQSAFWQWASSMGVSGSGRYPSKFDAAETAEFDISNPAIAVNLDACIACGACVRACREVQVNDVIGMADRGDHTIPVFDMHDPMGLSTCVTCGECVQACPTGALYEKTLMDEAAKTRVVQDFDRVVDTLCPFCGVGCQTTVAVKDNRIVQIDGRNGPANENRLCVKGRFGFDYAMSPERLNVPLIRRDDAPKSGDADMRNVDPLTVFREATWEEALERAAGGLKSILLQHGGSALAGFGSAKGSNEEAYLFQKFIRQGFGTNNVDHCTRLCHASSVAALMEGVGSGAVSAPFMDALKADCVIVIGARPTTNHPVAATYFKQAVKRGTKLIVIDPRGQDLMRHATHSLRFKPGSDVAMLNAFLHVIIEEKLYDEQYIQANVTGFEALKEKVKDFSPEEMAKVCGIEASVLRDVARTYAKSERSMIFWGMGISQHTHGTDNSRCLIALALITGHVGRPGTGLHPLRGQNNVQGASDAGLIPMYYPDYKSVENIDIRGQYENFWGQTLDPKRGLTVVEIIDAIHADEIRGMYIMGENPAMSDPDQTHARAALAKLDHLVVQDIFLTETAWHADVVLPASAHAEKLGTYSNTNRQVQIGRPALDLPGEARQDLDLIIALAERMGLDWNYTHVSEVYTEMAQVMPSLKHISWERIEREGSVIYPADGPDVPGNEVVFSSGFPTSDGRGRITPADLLPPDEVPDEDYPLVLTTGRILEHWHTGAMTRRAGVLNAIEPYGIAAMNPFEIERRLLTAGDIVEVETRRGTVEAILRADREVADGMVFMPFCFNESPANKLTNPMLDPYGKIPEFKYCAARIGLALPAAETVDAL from the coding sequence ATGACGGGTACGGTTGAATTTACGCTGGACGGAAGAGCAGTCACCGCCACCGAAGGCGAGACCATCTGGGAGGTGGCCAGACGCGAGGGAACCAGCATCCCGCATCTGTGCCATGTCGACCTGCCGGGCTATCGCACCGACGGCAACTGCCGCGCCTGCATGGTCGACATCGAAGGCGAGCGCGTTCTCGCCGCCTCCTGCATCCGCAAGCCGACCGCCGGCATGGTGGTCAAGACCGATACCGAGCGTGCCGAGAAGTCGCGCGCGATGGTGTTCGAGCTGCTCGCCAGCAACATGCGCCCGGCCGAAGAAGGCCCCGACAACCAGTCGGCCTTCTGGCAATGGGCCTCCTCGATGGGCGTTTCGGGCAGCGGCCGCTATCCGTCCAAATTCGACGCCGCCGAAACGGCTGAATTCGACATCTCCAACCCGGCGATCGCTGTCAACCTCGATGCCTGCATCGCTTGTGGCGCCTGCGTGCGCGCCTGCCGCGAGGTTCAGGTCAACGACGTCATCGGCATGGCCGATCGCGGCGACCACACGATTCCCGTCTTTGACATGCACGACCCGATGGGCCTGTCGACATGCGTGACCTGCGGTGAATGCGTGCAGGCCTGCCCTACCGGCGCGCTGTATGAAAAGACGCTGATGGACGAAGCGGCAAAGACCCGTGTCGTCCAGGACTTCGACAGGGTTGTCGACACGCTTTGCCCGTTCTGCGGCGTCGGCTGCCAGACCACGGTCGCCGTCAAGGACAACAGGATCGTCCAGATCGACGGCCGCAACGGCCCGGCCAACGAAAACCGGCTTTGCGTCAAGGGCCGCTTCGGCTTCGACTATGCCATGTCGCCCGAGCGGCTGAACGTGCCACTGATCCGCCGCGACGACGCGCCCAAATCAGGCGATGCCGACATGCGCAATGTCGATCCCCTCACGGTATTCCGCGAGGCGACCTGGGAAGAGGCGCTGGAGCGTGCCGCCGGTGGGCTGAAGTCCATTCTCCTCCAGCATGGCGGCAGCGCGCTGGCCGGTTTCGGCTCGGCCAAGGGCTCCAACGAGGAAGCCTATCTGTTCCAGAAATTCATCCGCCAGGGGTTCGGCACAAACAATGTCGACCACTGCACCCGCCTGTGCCATGCCTCCTCGGTGGCGGCACTCATGGAAGGCGTCGGGTCCGGCGCGGTGTCGGCACCGTTCATGGATGCCCTGAAGGCCGATTGCGTCATCGTCATCGGTGCGCGTCCGACCACCAACCATCCGGTCGCCGCCACCTACTTCAAGCAGGCGGTCAAGCGCGGCACCAAGCTCATCGTCATCGACCCGCGCGGCCAGGATTTGATGCGCCACGCCACCCATTCGCTGCGCTTCAAGCCCGGCAGCGACGTCGCGATGCTCAACGCGTTTCTCCACGTCATCATCGAGGAAAAGCTCTATGACGAGCAGTATATCCAGGCAAATGTCACCGGCTTCGAGGCCCTGAAGGAGAAGGTCAAGGACTTCTCCCCCGAGGAGATGGCCAAGGTCTGCGGCATCGAGGCCTCCGTGCTGCGCGACGTGGCTCGCACCTATGCCAAGTCCGAACGCTCGATGATCTTCTGGGGCATGGGTATTTCCCAGCACACCCACGGCACCGACAATTCGCGCTGCCTGATCGCGCTGGCGCTGATCACCGGTCATGTCGGGCGCCCCGGTACCGGACTGCACCCGCTGCGTGGCCAAAATAACGTCCAGGGCGCATCCGATGCCGGACTGATCCCGATGTATTATCCCGACTACAAGTCGGTGGAGAACATCGACATTCGCGGTCAGTACGAGAATTTCTGGGGTCAGACGCTCGACCCCAAGCGCGGCCTGACCGTGGTCGAGATCATCGACGCCATCCATGCCGATGAGATCAGGGGCATGTATATCATGGGCGAGAACCCGGCCATGTCGGACCCCGACCAGACCCATGCCCGCGCCGCTCTGGCCAAGCTCGATCATCTGGTGGTGCAGGACATCTTCCTGACCGAAACCGCCTGGCATGCCGATGTGGTGCTGCCGGCCTCGGCGCATGCCGAGAAGCTCGGCACCTACTCCAACACCAACCGACAGGTGCAGATCGGGCGGCCGGCCCTCGACCTGCCCGGCGAGGCACGCCAGGACCTCGACCTGATCATCGCGCTTGCCGAGCGCATGGGTCTGGACTGGAACTACACCCATGTCTCGGAAGTCTACACCGAGATGGCACAGGTGATGCCTTCGCTCAAACATATCTCCTGGGAGCGCATCGAGCGCGAAGGCTCGGTCATCTACCCCGCCGACGGCCCAGACGTGCCAGGCAACGAGGTCGTCTTCAGCTCAGGCTTCCCGACTTCCGATGGACGTGGCCGTATCACGCCGGCCGATCTGTTGCCTCCGGACGAAGTTCCGGACGAAGACTATCCGCTGGTCCTCACCACGGGGCGCATCCTCGAGCATTGGCATACTGGTGCGATGACACGGCGCGCCGGCGTGCTCAATGCCATCGAGCCCTACGGCATCGCGGCCATGAATCCGTTTGAGATCGAGCGCAGGCTTCTCACGGCGGGCGACATCGTCGAGGTCGAAACAAGGCGCGGCACGGTCGAGGCAATCCTGCGGGCCGACCGGGAAGTGGCCGACGGCATGGTGTTCATGCCGTTCTGCTTCAACGAAAGCCCCGCCAACAAGCTGACCAACCCTATGCTGGACCCGTACGGCAAGATACCGGAGTTCAAATATTGCGCCGCGCGCATTGGGCTGGCGTTACCCGCGGCGGAAACCGTGGACGCTCTATAG
- a CDS encoding glycerophosphodiester phosphodiesterase family protein has protein sequence MTSITGHRGARDLWPENSLGGFRNVLALDVDAVEFDVHLTDDGELVVIHDATLDRTSEGSGPVSRLSAEERRTLRLKGCDETIPTFADVLGTLAPASEKRLHVEIKSDSEGQSYEDIVERVVSEIDRLDLRTRCHLTSFDISVLEECRKVAPDIARLVSVNAAWVNRQGGIDAFLTRVTGLVDIVAVHHELLEAGWDEITASIPAARLCVWTLNDEALIRAWLDRGIGHLTTDRPDLALSLRAEAAAAA, from the coding sequence ATGACATCGATTACCGGTCATCGCGGCGCGCGCGACCTCTGGCCCGAGAACTCGCTCGGTGGATTCCGCAACGTGCTCGCGCTCGATGTGGATGCGGTGGAGTTCGACGTCCACCTGACCGACGATGGCGAACTTGTTGTCATCCACGACGCGACGCTCGACAGGACGAGCGAAGGCAGCGGCCCGGTCAGCCGTCTATCGGCCGAGGAGCGCAGGACGCTGCGGCTGAAAGGCTGCGACGAAACGATCCCGACATTCGCGGACGTGCTCGGAACGCTCGCACCCGCGTCGGAGAAGCGCCTCCATGTCGAGATCAAGTCCGATTCCGAAGGCCAGTCCTATGAGGATATCGTCGAACGGGTCGTTTCCGAAATAGACCGGCTCGATCTGCGGACACGCTGTCATCTGACCTCCTTCGACATCTCCGTGCTGGAAGAGTGCCGGAAGGTCGCACCGGACATTGCGCGCCTCGTCTCGGTGAACGCCGCTTGGGTCAACAGGCAGGGCGGCATCGACGCCTTCCTGACCCGGGTCACAGGGCTCGTCGATATCGTCGCGGTCCATCACGAATTGTTGGAAGCCGGGTGGGACGAAATCACCGCATCTATTCCCGCCGCGCGTTTGTGTGTGTGGACACTCAATGACGAGGCACTTATCCGGGCGTGGCTCGATCGCGGCATCGGGCACCTGACGACCGACCGGCCCGACCTTGCACTTTCCCTGCGGGCAGAAGCCGCCGCGGCGGCATGA
- a CDS encoding TIM barrel protein — translation MTNIIGTGFNAGSVDGEFESLETDLRGLADVGVDTVELGLTSLDLIAGGRIIPERADRLVALTKQFDFRYTVHGLVSSNFMDPTTCRYQLDAAKALAELCDRVGSRILVQHGGCLRPDQIHERANADVREREALLELAEFCKPYGVNIALENIFTTEPGQYRQTPSELAETVKVLNHPNLVALIDFSHAYIESTYRGLDFRAELRSMAPVAGHLHVHDSFGRPQGFYRPYHLQENTALGIGDLHMPLGWGDIDWDGIFAELDFLPDTVLMMEIGRRYRSEQPESLARAKTLIAHNGAAAKAA, via the coding sequence ATGACCAACATCATTGGCACGGGCTTCAACGCCGGTTCCGTCGATGGAGAATTCGAAAGCCTCGAGACCGATCTTCGCGGCCTAGCCGACGTCGGCGTCGATACCGTCGAGCTCGGCCTGACGAGCCTCGATCTCATCGCCGGCGGGCGCATCATTCCCGAGCGGGCCGACCGGCTCGTTGCGCTGACGAAGCAGTTCGATTTCCGCTACACCGTCCACGGCCTGGTTTCGTCGAACTTCATGGACCCGACCACCTGCCGCTACCAGCTCGATGCCGCCAAGGCGCTGGCCGAGCTTTGCGATCGCGTCGGCTCGCGCATTCTTGTCCAGCACGGCGGCTGTTTGCGCCCGGATCAGATCCACGAGCGGGCGAATGCCGACGTGCGCGAGCGCGAGGCGCTTCTTGAGCTCGCAGAGTTCTGCAAGCCCTATGGCGTGAACATCGCGCTGGAGAACATATTCACCACCGAGCCCGGCCAGTACCGCCAGACGCCGTCCGAGTTGGCGGAAACCGTCAAGGTTCTCAATCATCCCAACCTGGTCGCGCTGATCGACTTCAGTCACGCCTATATCGAATCCACCTATCGCGGCCTCGATTTCCGCGCCGAGCTGCGCTCAATGGCACCGGTAGCGGGGCATCTCCATGTTCACGACTCCTTTGGCCGCCCGCAAGGGTTCTATCGACCCTACCACCTGCAGGAGAACACCGCGCTTGGCATCGGCGATCTGCATATGCCGCTTGGTTGGGGCGACATCGACTGGGATGGCATCTTCGCCGAACTCGACTTCTTGCCCGACACGGTCCTGATGATGGAGATCGGCCGGCGCTATCGCAGCGAGCAACCGGAGAGCCTGGCACGCGCGAAGACACTGATCGCTCACAACGGCGCGGCCGCAAAAGCCGCCTGA